The DNA sequence TAAATTTTTATCGGATATTCATCTTTGATTCCCAATACCACTTTTCCCTGAAGCAATACAGAATTTAAAAGTTTCCAATTGGTTAACCCTCCGGATAATTCAATGTTTTTGTCTATAATTTCCTTTGCGGTCTGTGCCAATATCACATGCGAAAATATCAGTCCAAATACTAATAGTAACTTCTTCATTAATTTTATTTATAAATTCAAATATAGGGGGATTTATGTAAAATTGCAAAAAAAGGCGAAAGAGCAAATCTGTGAATCTGCTTTTTTGCCTCAACATTTTTTAAATCAGCTTTCTGGCTTTTTCCAGGTCTTCCGGTGTATCAATACCTACTCCTATGAAATTGGTTTCTATCATTTTGATTTTCATTCCATATTCCAGGTAACGGATACATTCAATTTTTTCGGATATTTCCAATGGTTTCATTTCCAGTTTTGAAAACTGCAACAGCGCTGCTTTCCTGAAAGCATAGACCCCAATATGTTTAAAATAACTTATATCATAAGAAACTTCCCTGTGAAAAGGAATTACAGAACGGCTGAAATACAGCGCAAAATTATTATTATCTGTAATAACTTTTACATTATTCGGGTTTTCAACTTCCTCTTTTTCATGCAGCTGTATTTTCAGAGATGCCAGGGAAATCTCCTGCTGATCATCGTGTTTAAAGACTTCAATCAGCTGCTGTAAAGGTTCCAGCTTAAGAAAAGGTTCGTCTCCCTGAACATTGATCACAATATCGCAGTCTATATTCTGTACGGCTTCTGCAATGCGGTCGCTTCCGGTCTCATGCTGTCCTGTCATAACGGCTTTTCCGCCATTTTGTACAATTTCATCAAAAATAATTTCAGAGTCTGTTGCTACAAATACTTCGTCAAACAGTCCGGTTTCTACTACATTCTGATACGTGGTCGTAATAACGGTTTTTTCTCCTAAAATCTGCATTAGTTTCCCGGGAAAACGGCTTGCTTCGTAACGTGCAGGGATGACAGCGATTATTTTCATTCAATAAAAATATTAAGTAATTCTCTTTAATTCAACAGGTTTCATTCCAGTATTTACAATCGTTGGAATGTTCCTTTTATATTGAGATCAAATGTAGTGAAAAGTATCTTATTTACTCTACAAAACAGAGATTTCGACAGTTTAAAAAGAAAGTTTTACGCCTATCATATTATATTCCCATTGGCGGGATGCCGTAAAGTTGAGATTATATTTTGTTTTTCCGATGGTTCCTTCTGAAGAAGTATATCTGCTTTTTGAAATGGTTTTTCCAATAAAATATCCCATTAATAAAGCCAGCGGGTAATCTGAAGCCCAGTGAACTTTACTTTGCATCATCTGAAAACATAAGGCTCCTACTAAGGTGTACCCTACCGGTTTTATCCATTTTGCATCCGGATAATTGTCTGCTATCACAGTGATTCCGGCCATAAAGGTTGTTAAGTGTCCGGACGGCATTGCATCATAATTTGAGGTATTCTTTCCAAATTCTGAAAAGCTTGGAAAAGGATTCCATGCACCTCCTTTATTACCGTTTATCTCTGCAATAAAAGGGCTTTCTCTTCCGGTAATTCTTTTAATAGTTTGGGTGAAAACTCCGGAAAGAATTAAACTTTCCACCAAACCACTCGCTGTAGCCTGCGCCCTGTAATCATTTTTAATTAAACCATATGTTCCGAAACCAATTCCCAGTAAAACCAGCGTGGAACCATTTCCAATAAGATATAAAGTAGAGCCAATATCTTTAGGGATTTTAAAAACACCACCTATTTTATTGTAGTTATTATCTTTATCCATTCCCCATCTTTCTCCCAACTCTCTTGAATTGTCAATCAGTTTCTGGTCCACCGGCAGGAGAATCAGAGTAGCTGCAACGGCACCTCCAAGATAATAAGCATTATCTTTGGCAACAAAATCTTTATTTGTATTGATAAAGTTTCTGGGTAATTTCGTTACAAAATCCAAGAATTTGGGCTTTGGGTAAGTTCTGACAGAACCGTCTTTCAAAGTGTAAGTCTGTACTTTTGGCAGCTCAGATTCCTTAGGTAGTTCTTTTATTTTCAATGTATCAACTTCTTGTGAGCATACCAATATTGAAACTGGTAAGAGTAGAAATCTCAGTTTTTTCATCGTGTAATTTTCGACTTTATTATATTTAGGTGTGTAAAAGTCTCAAAGATAATTCCTAGATGAGTGTTGTACAAAGTGGTTGTTAACTTTTAATGTTTATTTAATCTTTTACAGATAAACGTACATCTAATTCAAATGTTTGATGTTTATATTGTATTTGAAACGCTTCGACTCCGCTCAGCATGACACAATTAATACTCATTTTGGGATTTAACGATGCCATGCCGGACAGAGTCGAAGCATATATTTTTTTATGGAAAGACTACTTTAAATTATTCAAAGCACTTTCCAGTTTTGGAAGCATTACTTTAATCTCATCGGTAGCCAATCCTCCTACAGAAGCACGGAACCAAGGTTCAGATTTATCTTCTCCGAAGGCTGAGAATGGTACTAAAGCCACTCCTGCTTCATTGATCAGATAAAATACAAGGTCTGAAGAGTTTTCAATCACAGCTCCGTCCGGCTTTGTTTTTCCGATATAGTTTAACTTAATGGTAAGATAAAGAGCTCCCATTGGCTCAATACTGTCTACTGAAAGTCCTTTTCCTTTTAAATCCTGAACTCCGTTGTGAAGAACTTTTAAACTCTCTTCAAGCTTACCTTTAAAATCCTCAACAAAAGTATCTACATTTTCAGAATTTTCATAGAATTTAGCAGTGGCTTCCTGCTCTGGTTTCGGTGCCCATGCTCCAACGTGGGTAAGAAGCGCTTTCATTTTATCAAGGATATGCGAAGGCCCGAATCCCCATCCTACACGTACTCCTGTTGCTGCAAGGCATTTTGAAATACCGTCGATATAGATTGTATAATCTTTCATTTCAGGGAAAAGAGAAACCGGATCTACATGCTCAGCTCCAAAAGTAAGACAAGAATAAATCTGGTCATACATTAAGTATAACGGTTTTTCGTCTGCTCCCCTTTTTTTGTTTTCAGCGATCACCAATTCACAGATTTCTGAAAGCTGTTCTTTTGTAAACATTGTTCCTGTAGGGTTCAATGGAGAACACAATGCCAATAATACAGCTCCATCCAAATGAGGTCTTAAATCATCTGCTGTTGGAAGGAAGTTGGTTTCAGGTTTTGTTTTTACTTCTACAGCATTGGCAGAAGTAAGATAAGCATAGTGATTGTTGTTCCATGATGGTGTAGGATACACTACTTTATCACCTTCGTCTACAATTGTTTTGTATACGGCATAGATCAAAGGTCTTGATCCGGCAGTGATCAAAATATCCTCTGGAGAATAGTCCAGATTCCATCTTTTTTTAAGGTCTTTGGAAACTTCTTTTCTTAAAGATAAAAGTCCGTTGGCAGGCGGATAATTCGTCAGATTATTCTGATATGCTTTCTGAATCTCTTCCTTCAGCAATGCCGGAATAGGATAGATATTAGAATTCAGATCACCAATAGTAAGATTGGCAATTTCTGCTCCCTTTGCTTTTAGATCATTTACTTCGTTACCAATTTTTACAATTTCAGAACCGATCAGGTTCGCTGCTAATTTTGAAACTTTCACTTTTTCTTATTTTAAATTTATATTATCTTTCTCCATTGATCTTCTCATATATTTCATCTACTGGCATTTGTGCATCAAAAAGGGTTATTGCTTCTTTTACTTTTTTTGCCGTATTGGAATTCGGATATTTTTTAATTATCCTGTTGAATTCCGCTCTGTTTTCATCGTTTAGTTTTCCGGTTCCTTTGTCCATGTCTCTTTCAAAGGTTGGTGTGTTGTCCATTCCCAAAAGATAATCAGACAAATATATTTTATAATCCTGTTTTACAGCCTTTATAAGATTGCTCTTAGGGTATTTGTTCATAAAGTTTTCCCAGAACATAAGCCTGTCTCCCAGCTGTTCCCAGGTAATTATTAATCCAGCATCAGCTGCATAATTGGATTCACTTTCTTTATCAGTCTGTGAAATATAGACTTCATAATCAGGAGTTACTTTATTCTTAAACATGGAAGAATAATATCCCGGAACGGTCCAGATTTCAGTCATTCCTTCTCCTACTTCCCTGAACTCAAGGCCTTCTTTTTTCAGTTCTGAAACTAATTTTTTAACATTGTCCGGTAAGTTGTACTGATCCTTATCATAGTTATAATAATTCACATATTTATCTAAAATATCAGTATGCAGGGTCATCAGACATTCTGTATACTTTCCTCTTATTTTTAAATAATCTTCGTATACATTGTCATTCTGCTCCGGACTGTTTCCAGCCATTTCTTTTTCGATTTTTGTACGGTACCATTGAAGTGATGTGATATAATCCTCCGTTTTATGAGCTGGAGAACATGCTGTATCTATCGGTTTGTACTGATCTTCTTTGGTTTCTGTAGTAGCAATCGAATCATTTTCAAGTTTGGTCTCTGAAACTGCAGTTTCCTTTTTACAGGAAACTACAGCTGCAGAAAGCAGGCAAACTGCTATTATTTTTTTGATCATCTGCTGTTTTCGGGGAAATTAATCCAGTTTCAAATCTGTTTTAACAGCTCCGATTTTAGCTTCCAATGATTTTAATTTATCTCTGAAATCCGCTTCTGAAGTAACAGAATCTTTTACAGAAACATAAAACTTAATTTTAGGTTCTGTTCCTGAAGGTCTTACGCATACTTTTGTTCCATCCTGGGTGTAATAGATCAATACGTTAGACTTTGGAATATCATTCATTACTTTTTTCTCGTTGGTAGAAATGGTAAGGCTTGTCTGTTCTTTGAAATCCTTTACTTCTTCCACTAATGATCCCGCCAGCTCTTTTGGAGGGTTTTCACGGAAGTTTTTCATCATATTTTCAATCTCTTCAGCGCCTTCTTTTCCTTTTCTTACAATGTTGATTAATCCTTCGTAATACATTCCAAGGTCTTCATAAATCTCGATCATGTACTGATACATTGTTCTTCCGTTCGCTTTGCACCATGCTGCAATTTCACAGGCTAAAAGAATACTTCCACAAGAGTCTTTATCACGAACGAAATCTCCGGTCATAAATCCGAAACTTTCCTCACCACCACATACAAATTTCTGTGTTCCTTCTGCTTCACGGATCATTTTTCCGATCCATTTGAATCCGGTAAGACCTACTTTACATTCTACTCCGAATTTTTGTGCAATATCAAAGAAGATATCTGAAGTTACGATCGTAGAACCAATAAATTCTTTTCCTGTTATTCTTTCTTGCTTTCTCCATTCATTCAGGATATAATAAGTAAGGATCGTATTGGTCTGGTTTCCGTTCAACAGCTGCATTTCACCATCAAGATTTCTTACCGCAATTCCTAATCTGTCCCCATCCGGATCTGTTCCGATCACGATATCTGCATTGGTAATTCTTGCAAGATCCATTGCCATTTCCAATGCTGCAGGCTCTTCCGGATTGGGAGAGTCTACTGTTGGGAAATTTCCGCTCGGGATCATTTGTTCTCTCACAAGATCAACTTTCTTGAATCCTGCTTTTTCAAGAGCTTTTGGAATCGTTGTATAGGTTGTTCCGTGAATAGATGTGAAAACAATATTTAAATTTTCTTTTCCAACATTCTGATAGGTAGAGTTTTCAATACATGCATCGATATAGACATCATCCTGCTCCTCTCCGATCCATTCGATAAGATCATCATTTCCGTTGAATTTAATTTCTTCAAATTTTACAGAATATACTTCCTTAATAATGGCTTCATCATTAGGCGGAACAATCTGCGCTCCGTCATTCCAGTATACTTTATAACCGTTATATTCCGGTGGATTATGAGAAGCTGTCAGTACAATTCCTCCGTTACATTTTTTATCACGAACGGTGAAAGACAATTCCGGAGTAGGTCTGTGATCTTTGAAAAGCAATACTTTAATTCCATTTGCAGTCAAAACATCAGCTACCAGCTTTCCGAATTCTTTTGAGTTATTACGAACATCATAAGCGATAGCCACTTTAATCTCTTCACCTTTGAACTGCTGTAACATGTAGTTTGCCAATCCTTGGGTAGCCTGTCCTAATGTATATTTATTCAAGCGGTTGGTTCCTACTCCCATTATTCCACGCATTCCTCCTGTCCCGAATTCCAGTTCTCTGTAGAAAGAGTCTTCCAGATCCGGAGAATTGCTGTCGATCAACGTCTGTACAGCATCTCTTGTTTCTTTATCGAAGGTATCACTTAACCAAAGTTTCGCTTTTTCTAGTGTATTCATATTTATATGTTGTTCTTTTATAGTTTGTAAAATTCCTAGTTTCTAGTTTAAATAATACTGTTTTTAATCCAGTTTTTTGTTTTCAACTTTCGTCGTCTTATCGATTTTGAAGGCTCTGATCGGATCATTATAATAAACAAATTTTGCTGTATTCTGAATATTTCCTTTCAAAGAATCTTTCACATTTACTTCTGCATAATTTCCGTTTTTAGAATCAATATTCAGATTGGTGATTTTCCAATACGGAGCAATTAAACTTGCTGTATCTGAAATCTTTATAACAGCTTCTTTGGACAATCCCAGGAAATTAGCGCGGCTTCTGTTATGCATTTCCACTTCTGCTCTTCTCGTGTTGACAGATCCCATGAAACTTGCATTATTTTTCATATTAAGTCTGAAATTGTCGGTCTTTATTTCACTTGAGATATTCACTTCCACAGAGTCGGAAATAGCTACTTTTTCCAGGTTATATTTTGAATAAATAGTTACATTATAAAAATCTACACCTTTTGTACCTCTTTTTTCTTTAATGAAAAGTGTTTTGTCTTTTACATCCACATCCAGATTGCTCGCCACATTCGGATAGGTTTCAATCTCTACAAAATTCTTTGGACCTTTGGCATAAAATACACGGAATTTCCCTTCCAGATCAAGGTTGACGAACTCTGAAACATCCACATCCTTCTTTTCAATATTTCCTTTCGGAGAAACTTTTCCACAGGAAACTACTGCCATCAGCATCAATGTGTATACAACTTTTTTCATATTTAATTTTAAATATTCTATATTATAACCGTAAAGATATTTACTGAAAATCTTTGAAAGCTTTTTTCATAGCTCTTACTGGACTTTCAATATTACTTTTGAACAAAAATAGGATTAAAATTTCTAAAAATCTTTGTCTTTTGACAATAAAATACCTGATAATTTTCAATTTTTTGCTTTTCGGGAAAGACTATTTCTCCTTTCCTTTTATTTTTTATAAAACCAGGTTTTAGGGCTGCCAGCAAGTGAAAACAAAAGCAGATGATCTTTACTTATACCTGAAATTTTCATTGGGGTTTCCTCTTTATCATCATTATACTTCATTTTCAACAGATCATTTTCTACCTGATAAGTCCCGCTATTCCCCATCGAACTGAAAGTTTTATCCTTATAAAAAGTGAGAATTCCTGTTCCGTATCTGGAATTGGTTGTATTGGTTTTCAATGTATCTGCCTGATGGATTTCCCCATCATAAATATCAATAAATTCCCAGGAACCAGAAAGTTTATTTGATGAACATGAGGCAGCAAAAAGTAAAAGAAAATAAAAAAGAATAGGTTTGAGTTTAAACATCCGGATTAAAAGTTTTTATAAAATTACAAAAAAGCACCCTGCTGACAGAGTGCTTTTATTTGAAGATGAAGCTGTTATAATGAATTGTGATGTATTATTAAAAACCACAAATTACACTAATTTTTTACACTAATATCACAAATACCAATAGCGTCATTTGTGAAGCATTCGTGCCATTAGTGTTTAAAAATTATATCACTTCGTCGATATTATAGTTCTTGTGCTCACGATTGGTTCTGATAATCATTTCTCCTAAGAATCCTGCTACAAAAAGAAGGCTTCCCAAGATCATCATTGTTAAAGCAATAAAGAACCATGGATTATTGGTAATTAAATGCCCGTAGATTCCTCTTGCAACATCGATCAGTTTAGAAATTCCCAGCCAAAGTGCAGAAAGAAAACCAACAATAAACATTAACGTTCCTACTGCTCCGAAGAAATGCATTGGTCTTCCTCCAAAACGGCTTACAAACCAAAGCGTTATCAAATCCAGAAAACCTCTTACAAATCTTTCTGTACCGAATTTTGAAGTTCCGTAAGGTCTCGCCTGATGCTGTACTTCTTTTTCCGTGATTCTTCTGAAACCTGCATTGGCAGCCAGTACCGGAATATAACGGTGCATATCTCCGTAAACGTCAACAGATTTTACAACCTGCTTTTTGTACGCTTTCAAACCACAGTTGAAGTCATGAAGATAAACTCCAGAAACTTTTCTTGCTGCTGCATTGAATAGTTTTGACGGAATATTTTTCGTCATTACATTATCAAAACGCTTCTTTTTCCAACCGGAAACAATATCGTAGTTATCATGGACTACCATATTGTACAGTTCCGGAATTTCTTCAGGGAAATCCTGAAGATCGGCATCCATAGTAATTACCACATCTCCGTTTGTTCTTTCAAAGGCTGCATGAAGCGCCTGTGATTTTCCATAATTTCTGGAAAATTTAATAGCGTGGATCTGAGGATACTGAACTTTCATATTCTCAATAATACTCCACGACAAATCCGTACTTCCATCGTCTACAAACCAGATTTCATAAGATAAATCACTGGTTTTGCATACTTTATCAATTCTTGAAAAAAGCTCTTCCAGAGAGTCTTCTTCGTTCAGTAACGGAATAACTATAGATAAATTCATTTAATTTTAATAAAAATTAGGCTTGATTTGTTTCTTCGGGCTGATGTATTGTTCTTGTTCTGAAAAATGCTCCGAAAAACACCGACAAAACTACGTAAAATATAAGAATTGCTGCAAAGTATCCTGAAAAATGACTTGCAGTAAGCATATCTTTTCCTTTAACAGCTTCCGGAGTGAAGCTTTGTAGCCTTTCTTTGTACTTCTGATCCAGCTCATCAATATCTTTCTGATGCTTCAGAATTTTTCTTGCAGAGGTATATTCTGTATCCAATTCTGATTTTTGTCTCTGAACATATTGGTAGTTCAACAGCTTTTTGGCCGCCGGATCTACAAAGTTTAAAAAGGCATAAATACTGAAGATGGAAAGAATTCCTCCGACAAACATCGGAACGAATGCTCTTTTGAAAGCGTCTTTGAATTTTACTACTCTATGGTTGTTCCAATAGGATTTTACAGACCAGAAAGCAGCCCCCGCATAGAGAAGAGGCAAAACAAAAGCATTGGCTTTCAAAGAGATATCAAAATAATTGATTCCTGAGAAAAAAATGTAAACTACAAAGAAAACGATCATTGTAGCGATAAAAAGTATAATTCCTAGTGTTGATGGACTTTTCGTCATATTTAAATTTTTAGAAAAAAGTTGAAAAATTTTCCCTCTAAATGTCAGGCGTTTAGCTTTACCACTGCATTTTTTCAACTAATTTTCTTTAATAAAGTTTTGAAGTTTATAAAATATTCCTACCTTTGCAACGGCAAGTCCTAAACAACCAGCTCCTGAGAATCCTCCAGGGTGGGAACGCAGCAAAGGTAATCGGTCGTAGCGGTGTGATTTAGGTAGCTTGCCATTTTTTTTTGGTTTAAAGTGAGAAGAGAGGTAATTTGATAATTATCTTTTTTTGTTTTTAATACCTTACGCATCATTTTCATTTTTTCTAATTTTCAGATTACCGACTCCCGTTATTGATTAAAATTCGAACGTCTCTCCTAATTTCGGTAAAACAAGTTCTACATTTTTATCTGCAAAATGTTTTAATGCACTTTCATGATTGATCTCAATGGCAGGAAAAGTATCAAAGTGACATCCGATTACTTTTGGAGTTTTCAATAGTTCTGCTGCTGCAAAAGAAGCTTTTCTAGGACACATTGTGTAGTGACTTCCGATGGGAAGGATAGAAAGATCAATCTTTCCGTATAATCTTGGGAATAGCTCCATATCAGCCATTACTCCTGTATCCCCGGCCAAATAGATGTTCTTACCTTCAGGAAGTCTGAAGATATACCCTACAGGAACGCCTCCATAGCTCCCATCCGGGAAAGAACTTGTATGATGAGCCGGAACCATGGAAATTTTAAGATCGTCGATTTTTGCTGATCCTCCGAGGTTCACATCGTCTTTGTTTTTTGCCTGTTGGAAGTAACCGCATACTTCAGGAACTCCAATGACGGTAGCTTCAGGGTAATGCTGTAAAACTTCCGCTACATCAGCAATATGATCACCATGTGCATGAGTCAGCAGGATGTAATCGATTTTTTGAGCAGCAATATCAAACCCTGATTCTGCTTTTTTGTAGTTGTAAAAAGGGTCGCTCAAAATTGTTTTGTCCTTGTAAGTGAACAGGAAACAATTTTGCCCTAAGAATTGTATTTTCATTTTAAATTTAGTTTCAATTGTTATTAAACACAAATGACTCAAATAATTTCACAAACAACACCATGAGATTAGTGATATTCGTGAAAGCATTCGTGCCATTCGTGTTTTCTTTAATTTATTATTTCGATAGGAATTTATCTTCAATAAGTCTAAGATTAATCCCATGTTCCAAATATGCTTTACAGCCATCTAAAACCGTTGTAAAACCACCTGTATTGTCATTAATTACTTTTAACAGATCTTCGCCATTCTGGCTGAATCCGTAGCTCTTAATGATAACAAGAGTTCCTTTTTCCATGGTTTTGAATTCATAGTCTACATTTGTTGAAGGATCTCCCCACTCTGTTCTGATCAGTTGGTTCGGAATGATCTGATGTACATTTACTGCGTTTTTCACGCCATACATTTCCCATTCCCAGGTAATAGTTTTACCTTCTTCTAATTTTCCGGTAGATTTTGTGAACCAGAAATTCGTTGTTATTTCAGGATTGATAAATGCTTCAAAAACATCTTCAACCGGTTTTCTGATAAGCATTTGAGCTTCAACATAGACATTAGAACTCATAATATACTATTTTAGATTTAGTTAAATAAATTAAGTCCGGCTGCCGTAAGAATGGCCATTACAAACGTCATGATACCTACCTGCTTTAAATATTGGTCTAATTCTTTTGGTTCTTTTACAGATAAAATCTTTCTTCTCAGCTTTGATAGAGGAATCAGCAAGATCATTACGATGAAAACGTAATAATTTTGCTGCTGCATAAATCCGTTTATTCCCAAAAATGCAAGAATCAGCAATAAAGGAAGCTGCAACAGAACCATTTCATAGATCATTGCGTTTCTGAATCCTATTCTCAAGGCAAAGCTGTTTTTTCCTGATAGTTTATCGCTTTCAAT is a window from the Chryseobacterium indologenes genome containing:
- the kdsB gene encoding 3-deoxy-manno-octulosonate cytidylyltransferase, whose protein sequence is MKIIAVIPARYEASRFPGKLMQILGEKTVITTTYQNVVETGLFDEVFVATDSEIIFDEIVQNGGKAVMTGQHETGSDRIAEAVQNIDCDIVINVQGDEPFLKLEPLQQLIEVFKHDDQQEISLASLKIQLHEKEEVENPNNVKVITDNNNFALYFSRSVIPFHREVSYDISYFKHIGVYAFRKAALLQFSKLEMKPLEISEKIECIRYLEYGMKIKMIETNFIGVGIDTPEDLEKARKLI
- a CDS encoding phosphatase PAP2 family protein codes for the protein MKKLRFLLLPVSILVCSQEVDTLKIKELPKESELPKVQTYTLKDGSVRTYPKPKFLDFVTKLPRNFINTNKDFVAKDNAYYLGGAVAATLILLPVDQKLIDNSRELGERWGMDKDNNYNKIGGVFKIPKDIGSTLYLIGNGSTLVLLGIGFGTYGLIKNDYRAQATASGLVESLILSGVFTQTIKRITGRESPFIAEINGNKGGAWNPFPSFSEFGKNTSNYDAMPSGHLTTFMAGITVIADNYPDAKWIKPVGYTLVGALCFQMMQSKVHWASDYPLALLMGYFIGKTISKSRYTSSEGTIGKTKYNLNFTASRQWEYNMIGVKLSF
- a CDS encoding pyridoxal phosphate-dependent aminotransferase; translated protein: MKVSKLAANLIGSEIVKIGNEVNDLKAKGAEIANLTIGDLNSNIYPIPALLKEEIQKAYQNNLTNYPPANGLLSLRKEVSKDLKKRWNLDYSPEDILITAGSRPLIYAVYKTIVDEGDKVVYPTPSWNNNHYAYLTSANAVEVKTKPETNFLPTADDLRPHLDGAVLLALCSPLNPTGTMFTKEQLSEICELVIAENKKRGADEKPLYLMYDQIYSCLTFGAEHVDPVSLFPEMKDYTIYIDGISKCLAATGVRVGWGFGPSHILDKMKALLTHVGAWAPKPEQEATAKFYENSENVDTFVEDFKGKLEESLKVLHNGVQDLKGKGLSVDSIEPMGALYLTIKLNYIGKTKPDGAVIENSSDLVFYLINEAGVALVPFSAFGEDKSEPWFRASVGGLATDEIKVMLPKLESALNNLK
- a CDS encoding phospho-sugar mutase; the encoded protein is MNTLEKAKLWLSDTFDKETRDAVQTLIDSNSPDLEDSFYRELEFGTGGMRGIMGVGTNRLNKYTLGQATQGLANYMLQQFKGEEIKVAIAYDVRNNSKEFGKLVADVLTANGIKVLLFKDHRPTPELSFTVRDKKCNGGIVLTASHNPPEYNGYKVYWNDGAQIVPPNDEAIIKEVYSVKFEEIKFNGNDDLIEWIGEEQDDVYIDACIENSTYQNVGKENLNIVFTSIHGTTYTTIPKALEKAGFKKVDLVREQMIPSGNFPTVDSPNPEEPAALEMAMDLARITNADIVIGTDPDGDRLGIAVRNLDGEMQLLNGNQTNTILTYYILNEWRKQERITGKEFIGSTIVTSDIFFDIAQKFGVECKVGLTGFKWIGKMIREAEGTQKFVCGGEESFGFMTGDFVRDKDSCGSILLACEIAAWCKANGRTMYQYMIEIYEDLGMYYEGLINIVRKGKEGAEEIENMMKNFRENPPKELAGSLVEEVKDFKEQTSLTISTNEKKVMNDIPKSNVLIYYTQDGTKVCVRPSGTEPKIKFYVSVKDSVTSEADFRDKLKSLEAKIGAVKTDLKLD
- a CDS encoding GIN domain-containing protein gives rise to the protein MKKVVYTLMLMAVVSCGKVSPKGNIEKKDVDVSEFVNLDLEGKFRVFYAKGPKNFVEIETYPNVASNLDVDVKDKTLFIKEKRGTKGVDFYNVTIYSKYNLEKVAISDSVEVNISSEIKTDNFRLNMKNNASFMGSVNTRRAEVEMHNRSRANFLGLSKEAVIKISDTASLIAPYWKITNLNIDSKNGNYAEVNVKDSLKGNIQNTAKFVYYNDPIRAFKIDKTTKVENKKLD
- a CDS encoding lipocalin family protein, coding for MFKLKPILFYFLLLFAASCSSNKLSGSWEFIDIYDGEIHQADTLKTNTTNSRYGTGILTFYKDKTFSSMGNSGTYQVENDLLKMKYNDDKEETPMKISGISKDHLLLFSLAGSPKTWFYKK
- a CDS encoding glycosyltransferase family 2 protein yields the protein MNLSIVIPLLNEEDSLEELFSRIDKVCKTSDLSYEIWFVDDGSTDLSWSIIENMKVQYPQIHAIKFSRNYGKSQALHAAFERTNGDVVITMDADLQDFPEEIPELYNMVVHDNYDIVSGWKKKRFDNVMTKNIPSKLFNAAARKVSGVYLHDFNCGLKAYKKQVVKSVDVYGDMHRYIPVLAANAGFRRITEKEVQHQARPYGTSKFGTERFVRGFLDLITLWFVSRFGGRPMHFFGAVGTLMFIVGFLSALWLGISKLIDVARGIYGHLITNNPWFFIALTMMILGSLLFVAGFLGEMIIRTNREHKNYNIDEVI
- a CDS encoding DUF4199 domain-containing protein, which encodes MTKSPSTLGIILFIATMIVFFVVYIFFSGINYFDISLKANAFVLPLLYAGAAFWSVKSYWNNHRVVKFKDAFKRAFVPMFVGGILSIFSIYAFLNFVDPAAKKLLNYQYVQRQKSELDTEYTSARKILKHQKDIDELDQKYKERLQSFTPEAVKGKDMLTASHFSGYFAAILIFYVVLSVFFGAFFRTRTIHQPEETNQA
- a CDS encoding metal-dependent hydrolase, coding for MKIQFLGQNCFLFTYKDKTILSDPFYNYKKAESGFDIAAQKIDYILLTHAHGDHIADVAEVLQHYPEATVIGVPEVCGYFQQAKNKDDVNLGGSAKIDDLKISMVPAHHTSSFPDGSYGGVPVGYIFRLPEGKNIYLAGDTGVMADMELFPRLYGKIDLSILPIGSHYTMCPRKASFAAAELLKTPKVIGCHFDTFPAIEINHESALKHFADKNVELVLPKLGETFEF
- a CDS encoding SRPBCC family protein gives rise to the protein MSSNVYVEAQMLIRKPVEDVFEAFINPEITTNFWFTKSTGKLEEGKTITWEWEMYGVKNAVNVHQIIPNQLIRTEWGDPSTNVDYEFKTMEKGTLVIIKSYGFSQNGEDLLKVINDNTGGFTTVLDGCKAYLEHGINLRLIEDKFLSK